A part of Synergistaceae bacterium DZ-S4 genomic DNA contains:
- the uvrA gene encoding excinuclease ABC subunit UvrA gives MEQSIKITGARQHNLKNINAEIPKNKLVVVTGPSGSGKSSLAFDTIYAEGQRRYVESLSSYARQFLGMSDKPDVDDISGLSPAISIEQKGSGHNPRSTVGTVTEIYDYLRLLFGRAGTPHCPSCGKEVRRYSVDEIVDKIYRDYDGKPLEILSPLIKGKKGEYKNLLIKLRQQGYLKARVDGTVLWLEEDIDLDKKKKHSIECVIDRLRVREENRQRLSEAVEMAMKLSEGFVLLISEGMEDLELTEKYICPDCEISLPEIEPRLFSFNNPYGACPDCSGLGVHLHFSEDLAVNPDYPIGDGGFLPWKSMKYMIQKAELLAARHGWDLSKPFKDLPEGAKDALLNGSDEVIPMIFSDRNGDWEYNGHYPGLLPWLEKRLGETESESYREELLRYRAEDICQTCSGARLKPEVLAVTLGGYNIAQLTEMPIEELIKILDSMELGAREQKIVGQALTEVRKRLAFLNNVGAGYLSLSRRADTLSGGESQRIRLATQIGSQLTGVLYVLDEPTIGLHPKDTNRLLDTLKDIRDIGNTVIVVEHDRDTMMAADYILELGPGAGENGGDLIACGSYSDILNGDTPTALYLRGEADGTYRPKLKRRKPKGKIRVTGCRENNLKNIDIDVPLGVFAALSGVSGSGKSTFLYEILYKGLKGRFDREYRDRAGKFESISGYESLKNVVLVDQSPIGRTPRSNPATYTGVFTPIREFYAQLPESKLRGYLPGRFSFNVKGGRCESCKGDGELKVSMLFLQDVYVKCDVCKGTRYNRETLEVKYKELSIADVLDLTVDEAAEHFKDIPRIANKLKVIQEAGLGYIRLGQPAPTLSGGEAQRVKLATELGKKFRGNTLYLLDEPTTGLHYNDVKKLLKLLHKLVDHGSSVLVIEHNLDVLASTDYIMDLGPEGGRRGGDLIAKGTPEEIAASGGPTGKYLAAFFNDTREGRKAG, from the coding sequence TTGGAACAAAGCATAAAAATTACAGGGGCCAGACAGCACAACTTAAAAAACATAAACGCAGAAATTCCTAAAAACAAGCTTGTTGTGGTCACCGGGCCTTCGGGCTCCGGCAAATCCTCGCTTGCGTTCGATACCATATATGCAGAGGGACAGAGACGATATGTGGAATCACTCTCCTCATACGCAAGGCAGTTCCTGGGGATGTCCGACAAGCCCGATGTTGATGACATAAGCGGGCTTTCTCCGGCCATATCCATAGAGCAGAAGGGGTCGGGGCACAATCCGCGGTCAACGGTTGGGACTGTAACAGAAATCTACGACTATCTGAGGCTTCTTTTCGGGCGAGCCGGTACCCCGCACTGCCCAAGCTGTGGCAAAGAAGTTCGCCGTTACAGCGTGGACGAGATAGTTGACAAGATCTACAGAGATTATGACGGCAAACCCCTTGAGATTCTTTCTCCCCTGATCAAGGGTAAAAAGGGAGAGTATAAGAATCTTCTCATAAAGCTCCGTCAGCAGGGGTATCTAAAGGCCAGGGTGGACGGGACGGTGCTTTGGCTTGAAGAGGATATCGATCTTGACAAGAAAAAAAAGCATTCGATCGAATGTGTGATCGACAGGCTAAGAGTAAGGGAAGAGAACCGCCAGCGCCTCTCAGAGGCTGTCGAAATGGCGATGAAACTGTCGGAAGGTTTTGTCCTTCTTATATCCGAAGGCATGGAGGACCTGGAACTTACAGAAAAGTACATATGCCCGGACTGCGAGATCAGCCTTCCGGAGATCGAGCCCAGGCTATTCTCATTCAACAACCCATACGGCGCCTGTCCCGACTGTTCCGGGCTGGGCGTACACCTCCACTTTTCTGAAGATCTTGCGGTAAACCCTGATTACCCGATCGGTGACGGAGGTTTCTTACCCTGGAAGAGCATGAAGTACATGATCCAGAAGGCTGAACTTCTGGCTGCCCGACACGGGTGGGATCTTTCAAAACCCTTTAAAGATCTTCCGGAAGGGGCTAAAGATGCACTTTTGAACGGGTCCGACGAGGTCATCCCGATGATATTCAGCGACAGAAACGGCGACTGGGAGTACAACGGACATTATCCGGGACTTTTGCCGTGGCTGGAGAAACGGCTGGGGGAAACTGAATCGGAAAGCTACAGGGAAGAACTGCTTCGCTACCGCGCGGAGGACATATGTCAGACCTGCAGCGGGGCAAGGCTGAAGCCCGAGGTGCTTGCGGTAACACTTGGCGGATACAATATTGCACAGCTTACGGAGATGCCTATTGAGGAGCTCATCAAAATCCTGGATTCGATGGAGCTGGGGGCCAGGGAGCAGAAGATAGTAGGGCAGGCACTGACAGAGGTACGCAAAAGGCTCGCTTTCCTCAACAACGTAGGGGCGGGATATTTGAGCCTTTCCAGGCGGGCGGACACTTTGAGCGGCGGGGAGAGCCAGAGGATAAGGCTTGCGACCCAGATAGGCTCACAACTGACCGGTGTGCTTTACGTGCTTGACGAACCGACGATCGGCCTGCATCCGAAGGACACGAACAGGCTTCTTGATACGCTGAAGGATATCAGGGATATCGGGAACACTGTCATAGTCGTTGAACATGACAGGGATACGATGATGGCGGCAGACTACATCCTGGAACTTGGTCCCGGTGCGGGAGAGAACGGCGGCGACCTTATCGCCTGCGGCAGCTACTCTGACATACTCAACGGAGACACCCCGACGGCTCTCTACCTCAGAGGTGAGGCAGACGGCACGTACAGGCCCAAACTCAAAAGAAGGAAGCCTAAGGGCAAAATCAGGGTGACGGGATGCCGTGAAAATAACCTTAAGAATATTGACATAGATGTCCCGCTCGGGGTATTTGCCGCGCTCAGCGGAGTTTCAGGCTCGGGCAAAAGTACGTTCTTATACGAGATACTCTATAAGGGGCTGAAGGGAAGGTTTGACAGGGAATACAGGGACCGCGCAGGGAAATTTGAGAGCATATCCGGATATGAGTCCCTGAAAAACGTTGTCCTCGTCGATCAGAGCCCGATAGGTCGCACGCCGCGCTCGAACCCCGCAACATACACGGGCGTCTTTACCCCGATAAGGGAGTTTTACGCTCAGCTTCCCGAATCAAAACTGAGGGGATATCTGCCGGGGCGTTTCAGCTTCAATGTAAAGGGCGGACGCTGCGAGTCCTGCAAAGGTGACGGTGAACTTAAGGTCTCAATGCTCTTCCTGCAGGATGTATATGTTAAATGCGACGTCTGCAAAGGGACAAGGTACAACAGGGAGACTCTCGAAGTGAAGTACAAGGAGCTCTCGATAGCTGATGTGCTCGATCTCACCGTTGACGAGGCAGCGGAGCATTTCAAGGACATTCCCAGGATCGCCAACAAACTGAAGGTAATACAGGAAGCGGGGCTTGGCTACATCAGGCTCGGACAGCCAGCGCCGACACTGAGCGGCGGCGAGGCGCAGAGGGTGAAGCTGGCCACGGAACTCGGCAAGAAGTTCAGGGGCAACACCCTCTATCTTCTTGACGAACCGACGACAGGCCTTCACTACAATGATGTGAAGAAGCTGCTGAAGCTGCTGCACAAACTGGTCGACCACGGAAGCTCAGTCCTTGTGATAGAACATAACCTGGATGTGCTTGCATCGACAGACTATATTATGGATCTCGGCCCGGAAGGAGGACGAAGGGGCGGGGACCTTATCGCAAAGGGAACTCCCGAGGAGATCGCCGCTTCCGGCGGACCTACGGGAAAGTACCTCGCGGCATTCTTCAACGACACGAGGGAAGGCAGGAAGGCCGGATGA
- a CDS encoding DUF503 domain-containing protein, with protein MPFWIGVAKCSLRLPYAGSLKERRHIVRSIVDGVRIRFSLSCSDLGPADKWQDAELGFAGAGSSPSELEERLRNLESFLARKEGEGEFETVRFDWEVFAYGDL; from the coding sequence ATGCCTTTCTGGATAGGAGTCGCCAAGTGTTCACTGAGGCTGCCCTATGCGGGAAGCCTCAAGGAACGGAGGCATATCGTCCGCTCGATAGTGGACGGCGTGCGGATCCGTTTCAGCCTTTCTTGCTCCGACCTGGGACCTGCAGATAAATGGCAGGATGCAGAACTCGGCTTTGCCGGAGCCGGGTCTTCCCCTTCCGAACTTGAAGAGAGGCTCAGGAATCTGGAGAGCTTTCTCGCAAGGAAGGAAGGGGAGGGAGAGTTTGAGACGGTACGTTTTGACTGGGAGGTTTTCGCCTATGGTGACTTATAG
- the uvrB gene encoding excinuclease ABC subunit UvrB, producing MSEEFKLFSPWPMSGDQPEAVERLVRGFEKQGAVQTLLGVTGSGKTFTMANVIQRLQRPTLVMAHNKTLAAQLYSEFKEFFPENSVNYFVSYYDYYQPEAYMPAQDIYIEKDASVNERIEKLRLATTKALLERRDVIVVASVSCIYGLGKRKNYEDAIFRFAVGEQWDRRTFMTRLLDNYYQRNDLVLQPGNFRSRGESMEIYPAYSDTAVRVIFFEDEIERIEEIDPVSGKAVLSKDHTGIFPAQHYVTSSDAINNAAELIDKELTDRVTELESSGKIVEAQRLKMRTKYDLEMLLEVGYCSGIENYSRFLDGREPGDAPGTLMDFFPDDSLKFIDESHMTLPQVRGMYNGDRARKEVLVEHGFRLPSCLDNRPLKWEEYEPLLKNALFISATPGDYEFAHSEKVVEQLIRPTGVTDPIVEVHPATGQVDDLLAEVRPIIDAGQRVLISTLTKRSAEDLAEYMAELGIKVRYIHSELDTFERAELLRDLRLGVFAVLVGVNLLREGIDLPEVSLVAILDADREGYLRSHRSLIQMIGRAARNQAGKVILYADRITDSIEAAMKETERRRNRQIAYNEEHGIIPRTISKAVKDLLPAELIGENGYAGMRAASPLRGDEGTPDIHELERQMWSAVEKLDFETAAELRDTIQRLKGDAKIGTKHKNYRGQTAQLKKHKRRNS from the coding sequence ATGTCTGAGGAATTCAAGCTCTTTTCACCCTGGCCTATGTCCGGGGATCAGCCTGAGGCTGTCGAGCGGCTTGTCAGGGGATTTGAAAAACAGGGGGCTGTGCAGACACTGCTTGGGGTCACCGGCAGCGGGAAGACGTTCACTATGGCAAATGTCATCCAGCGGCTGCAGAGGCCTACTCTTGTAATGGCCCACAATAAGACTCTGGCTGCGCAGCTTTACAGCGAGTTCAAGGAATTTTTCCCCGAGAACTCAGTGAATTATTTTGTCAGTTATTACGATTATTACCAGCCGGAGGCCTATATGCCGGCGCAGGACATTTATATTGAGAAGGATGCCTCTGTAAACGAACGCATCGAGAAGCTTCGCCTTGCCACGACAAAGGCCCTGCTCGAGCGGCGCGACGTCATCGTAGTTGCCAGTGTATCGTGCATATATGGCCTTGGAAAGAGAAAGAACTATGAGGATGCCATTTTTCGTTTCGCAGTAGGCGAGCAGTGGGACCGCAGGACTTTCATGACGAGGCTTCTGGACAACTACTACCAGCGCAACGACCTGGTGCTCCAGCCCGGAAACTTCCGGAGCAGAGGAGAGTCGATGGAGATCTATCCGGCATACAGCGACACCGCCGTCAGAGTCATCTTCTTCGAAGACGAAATAGAGCGCATCGAGGAGATCGACCCGGTAAGCGGGAAGGCTGTCCTCAGCAAAGATCACACAGGGATATTCCCTGCGCAGCACTATGTGACCTCTTCCGATGCCATAAACAACGCAGCTGAGCTTATAGATAAGGAATTGACAGACAGAGTCACAGAACTTGAGTCATCAGGCAAGATCGTCGAGGCCCAGAGGCTCAAAATGAGGACCAAGTATGACCTCGAAATGCTGCTTGAGGTCGGATACTGTTCAGGGATAGAGAACTATTCCCGATTTCTGGATGGCCGCGAACCGGGAGACGCGCCGGGAACACTGATGGACTTCTTTCCCGATGATTCATTAAAATTTATTGACGAGTCGCACATGACGCTTCCCCAGGTCAGGGGAATGTACAACGGCGACAGGGCGAGGAAGGAAGTGCTGGTCGAACACGGATTCAGGCTTCCCTCCTGTCTCGACAACAGGCCCCTGAAATGGGAAGAGTATGAGCCCCTGCTTAAGAACGCACTCTTTATATCCGCCACTCCGGGTGATTATGAGTTCGCCCATTCGGAGAAGGTCGTCGAACAGCTTATACGGCCTACGGGTGTAACAGACCCCATAGTTGAGGTCCATCCTGCCACGGGGCAGGTAGATGACCTTCTCGCAGAGGTACGTCCGATAATAGACGCAGGGCAGCGGGTGCTGATATCAACTCTTACAAAGCGTTCTGCCGAGGACCTTGCTGAGTACATGGCTGAACTGGGAATAAAGGTCCGGTACATACACTCCGAGCTTGATACGTTTGAGCGGGCAGAGTTGCTTCGTGACCTGAGGCTTGGCGTATTTGCGGTGCTTGTCGGTGTCAACCTCCTGAGGGAAGGCATAGACCTGCCGGAGGTCTCGCTCGTCGCCATCCTGGATGCCGACCGTGAGGGATATCTGAGGTCCCACAGGTCGCTGATACAGATGATAGGAAGGGCGGCAAGAAACCAGGCGGGGAAAGTAATACTCTACGCCGACAGGATAACCGACAGCATTGAGGCTGCAATGAAGGAGACAGAAAGAAGAAGAAACCGCCAGATAGCATATAATGAAGAACACGGAATAATACCACGGACGATATCAAAGGCCGTAAAGGATCTCCTGCCCGCGGAACTCATCGGGGAAAACGGCTACGCAGGGATGAGGGCGGCTTCCCCGCTAAGGGGCGACGAGGGTACGCCTGACATACATGAACTTGAAAGGCAGATGTGGTCCGCGGTCGAAAAGCTGGACTTTGAGACGGCGGCTGAACTCAGGGATACTATACAGAGACTGAAAGGCGATGCGAAAATTGGAACAAAGCATAAAAATTACAGGGGCCAGACAGCACAACTTAAAAAACATAAACGCAGAAATTCCTAA
- a CDS encoding ribosome maturation factor RimP, whose protein sequence is MEKFSLNDIYSGLRERIESLGYDCVGLENVTEDEMKILRIYVDLPGGVNLSDCEAVAREVNVYLDGMESYLPERYYLEVSSPGIERPLFTLEDYRAFSGREAQILLKGGKKVSGIINGVDEESRVHLLSADGESLVPFSDIKKGKLVYKEEKGQKKTFKKIKKK, encoded by the coding sequence ATGGAAAAGTTCAGCCTCAACGACATTTACAGCGGACTGAGAGAACGGATCGAGTCGCTGGGTTACGACTGTGTCGGGCTTGAGAACGTGACCGAGGACGAGATGAAGATCCTCCGCATCTATGTAGACCTTCCCGGAGGAGTCAACCTTTCGGACTGCGAGGCGGTCGCCAGGGAGGTCAACGTTTATCTTGACGGAATGGAAAGTTACCTTCCGGAGAGATATTACCTTGAAGTGAGTTCACCCGGTATCGAAAGGCCCCTTTTCACTTTGGAGGACTACAGGGCTTTTTCAGGCAGAGAAGCTCAGATCTTGCTGAAGGGCGGCAAAAAGGTTTCGGGGATCATAAACGGCGTTGATGAAGAGAGCAGAGTCCATCTTCTTTCAGCAGACGGAGAGAGTTTGGTGCCATTTTCTGACATAAAAAAGGGGAAGCTCGTATATAAAGAGGAAAAGGGGCAGAAAAAGACTTTCAAAAAGATAAAGAAAAAGTAG
- the infB gene encoding translation initiation factor IF-2, with the protein MSKIRVYNLAKMFEMSNTEMVDLLTEIGVSIKSHMSSIDEEVYQLVEEELKRRKEEEEKKAVEAITTYPVVRIEEGASVSDVAASIGEKPGSAVRILMSEGLMVPATVAADEKILEILGKGFEKHFVFGTLERQEAVEERHGPKEVKKEEKPLSAKKGIKKGKEAVAKDPSDLPFRPPIITVMGHVDHGKTTLLDYIRKTRVTEKEAGGITQHIGASRVNYEGNTLVFLDTPGHEAFTSMRARGAQVTDIAILVVAADDGIMPQTIEAMNHAKAAGVPIVVAVNKVDKPAAKPERVRQQLSDYGLVPEEWGGDTIMVDVAAKTGVNVDQLLEMVILVAEMQELKADPNAAPEGTVIEANLDKGKGPVATVIVQNGTLRRGNIIHTDTAWGKIRAMIDDSGRNVDSAGPSMPVEILGLENVPQPGEKFSVIGSEREARDIMSHYELERREQDQGKSKRLTLEELYEKMQTEEVPQLRIVLKTDVQGSLEAFHSSLMKMNTEAVTVNIVHEGVGRISESDVMLASASNAIIVGFNVRPDSNAKKIAEAEGIQIRLYQVIYDMLDDVHAAMEGMLAPELRENTLGTAEIREMFRVPKVGNIAGCRVMEGLLKRSAKVRLIRDGVVFWNGELSSLKHFKDDVREIRAGNECGLSFDRFQDFRVGDVIEAYEIVKEKKTLD; encoded by the coding sequence ATGAGCAAAATAAGAGTATATAATCTCGCGAAAATGTTTGAGATGAGCAACACGGAGATGGTGGACCTGCTTACAGAGATAGGGGTCAGCATCAAATCGCATATGAGTTCGATCGACGAGGAAGTTTACCAGCTGGTCGAAGAGGAACTCAAAAGAAGGAAAGAAGAGGAAGAAAAGAAAGCGGTAGAGGCCATAACTACATATCCGGTGGTGAGGATCGAAGAAGGCGCCTCTGTATCGGATGTTGCCGCGAGCATCGGTGAAAAGCCGGGAAGCGCGGTCAGGATACTGATGTCAGAGGGACTTATGGTGCCTGCAACAGTTGCTGCAGACGAGAAGATACTTGAGATCCTTGGAAAAGGCTTCGAGAAGCACTTCGTATTCGGAACGCTGGAAAGACAAGAGGCCGTTGAAGAGAGGCATGGACCTAAGGAAGTAAAGAAAGAAGAGAAGCCTCTTTCAGCCAAGAAAGGGATCAAAAAGGGGAAGGAAGCTGTTGCCAAAGACCCCTCCGACCTGCCCTTCAGGCCTCCCATAATAACTGTCATGGGCCATGTTGACCACGGTAAGACGACACTTCTGGACTACATAAGGAAGACAAGAGTGACAGAGAAGGAAGCAGGCGGGATAACGCAGCACATAGGCGCCTCAAGGGTAAATTATGAAGGAAACACCCTGGTATTTCTTGACACACCGGGCCATGAGGCCTTTACCTCGATGCGCGCCAGAGGAGCACAAGTGACTGATATCGCTATTCTTGTAGTCGCTGCGGACGACGGCATCATGCCCCAGACCATAGAAGCCATGAACCATGCTAAAGCGGCCGGAGTTCCCATCGTTGTCGCTGTCAACAAGGTAGACAAACCCGCAGCCAAGCCCGAGAGGGTACGCCAGCAGCTTTCCGATTACGGACTCGTCCCTGAGGAGTGGGGCGGGGACACGATCATGGTGGACGTCGCTGCGAAAACGGGTGTAAACGTAGACCAGCTGCTTGAGATGGTGATACTGGTCGCCGAAATGCAGGAACTGAAGGCAGATCCGAACGCGGCACCCGAAGGGACCGTAATCGAAGCCAACCTTGACAAGGGAAAGGGTCCGGTAGCTACTGTCATAGTACAGAACGGGACGCTTCGCCGAGGGAACATAATACACACCGATACAGCCTGGGGAAAGATCAGGGCAATGATCGACGACTCCGGACGTAACGTTGACAGCGCGGGGCCAAGCATGCCCGTTGAGATCCTCGGACTTGAGAACGTGCCCCAGCCCGGAGAAAAGTTCTCGGTCATAGGATCCGAGCGTGAAGCGCGCGACATAATGTCACACTATGAGCTTGAGAGAAGGGAGCAGGACCAGGGCAAGTCAAAGCGTCTGACCCTTGAGGAACTCTACGAAAAGATGCAGACAGAAGAGGTCCCTCAGCTGCGCATAGTCCTGAAGACAGACGTACAGGGATCGCTTGAGGCGTTCCACTCTTCGCTCATGAAGATGAACACCGAAGCTGTCACTGTAAATATTGTTCATGAAGGTGTCGGAAGGATCTCGGAATCCGATGTCATGCTCGCATCAGCTTCAAACGCGATAATAGTGGGTTTCAATGTAAGGCCGGACAGCAACGCTAAGAAGATCGCCGAAGCTGAAGGGATCCAGATACGCCTCTACCAGGTCATCTATGACATGCTGGACGATGTCCATGCCGCCATGGAAGGTATGCTTGCGCCCGAACTGCGCGAGAACACACTTGGGACCGCAGAGATAAGGGAGATGTTCAGGGTGCCTAAGGTCGGCAATATAGCGGGATGCCGTGTCATGGAGGGCCTTCTCAAGAGGAGCGCTAAGGTTCGTCTGATACGCGACGGAGTTGTCTTCTGGAACGGCGAGCTTTCAAGCCTCAAGCACTTCAAGGATGACGTCAGGGAGATCCGCGCAGGCAATGAATGCGGACTCAGTTTTGACAGGTTCCAGGACTTCCGTGTAGGCGACGTGATCGAAGCTTACGAGATAGTCAAGGAAAAGAAGACTCTCGACTAA
- the rbfA gene encoding 30S ribosome-binding factor RbfA, translating to MVTYRIDRINKEFLRAISEMLQSRIKKEGVSEAILTKVNTSKDLSYAKVFYTLIDTSRRVEIQNALDSVAGQIRSMLGREMHLRTIPEFHFLYDDSEAKARAMDELLDRVAAMEAEKSHRETTDNG from the coding sequence ATGGTGACTTATAGGATAGACCGTATAAACAAGGAGTTTCTGAGGGCGATATCGGAGATGCTCCAGAGCCGCATAAAGAAAGAGGGCGTCAGTGAAGCCATCCTCACAAAGGTTAATACGTCAAAGGATCTAAGCTATGCAAAGGTCTTTTACACCCTTATCGACACCTCCCGACGCGTAGAAATACAGAATGCCCTTGACTCCGTTGCCGGACAGATCAGATCTATGCTTGGCAGGGAGATGCACCTTCGCACGATACCGGAATTTCACTTCCTGTATGATGATTCCGAAGCCAAGGCCAGAGCGATGGACGAGCTGCTTGACAGGGTCGCCGCGATGGAAGCAGAAAAAAGCCACCGGGAGACAACTGATAATGGGTAA
- the rlmB gene encoding 23S rRNA (guanosine(2251)-2'-O)-methyltransferase RlmB, with product MREEKATINEDICWGRNPVFSLLEESPERCMKVIISKTVQPHIRARLQELCRSANIVLQTVESAAMDKMTGKENHQGVVAYMAPMKLWEAEELIQMLPEAPEPAMVILCDHLQDPHNLGAVIRSAEAAGASAVMIPKRGGALPTGTVVKTSAGAALRLPIAKTGNVSQTIRLLQEANFWVVGLSMDAEETLFKEDMPPRLAIVIGAEGAGLGQSVAKSCDELRYIPMAGKTGSLNASVAAALALFEYTRSNWGISER from the coding sequence ATGAGGGAAGAAAAGGCAACAATAAACGAAGATATATGCTGGGGAAGAAACCCGGTATTCTCACTGCTTGAGGAGTCGCCTGAGAGGTGCATGAAGGTGATCATCTCGAAGACAGTCCAGCCCCACATAAGGGCCAGATTGCAGGAACTCTGCCGGTCTGCCAACATCGTCCTCCAGACGGTCGAATCCGCTGCAATGGACAAGATGACCGGCAAGGAGAACCATCAGGGCGTAGTTGCTTACATGGCTCCGATGAAGCTGTGGGAGGCGGAGGAACTCATCCAAATGCTTCCAGAGGCGCCTGAGCCTGCCATGGTCATCCTGTGCGACCATCTTCAGGACCCGCACAATCTGGGCGCCGTCATAAGGAGCGCCGAAGCAGCGGGTGCGTCCGCAGTGATGATACCCAAACGGGGAGGAGCCCTTCCCACGGGGACAGTCGTCAAGACGAGCGCAGGGGCTGCGCTGAGGCTGCCTATAGCAAAGACAGGCAATGTTTCCCAAACAATAAGGCTGCTCCAGGAGGCCAACTTCTGGGTGGTGGGCCTTTCAATGGACGCAGAGGAGACCCTCTTCAAGGAAGACATGCCCCCAAGGCTGGCCATAGTGATAGGCGCAGAAGGCGCCGGCCTGGGCCAGTCAGTTGCAAAGTCATGCGACGAGCTGAGGTATATACCCATGGCCGGAAAGACGGGGTCGCTGAATGCATCCGTGGCGGCGGCACTTGCACTTTTCGAATACACTCGCAGCAATTGGGGCATCTCGGAGCGCTAA
- the nusA gene encoding transcription termination factor NusA: MQLGKDIRKVLKQIEEEKGLSEEIIVASLEAAMVSAYKKYKGGNQTAEVHIDLESGDFTLYEVRMVVDGETSDESEISIAEAKRRGNDDVEVGDVIRKEVFPEDFGRIAAQTARQVIIQRLKDAERQVIYEQFSDKIGNIITGTIFKAEGDQILVRLNEKTEAIMPKEERIIGEKCLPGSRMKFYLLDVRQTTRGPRIIVSRTHPKLLHKLLELEVPEIQDGVVEIRNIVREAGTRAKIAVASLDANVEPLGACVGKQGARIKSISNELHGERIDIIVWSQDILTYIRNSLSPAKVLKIEPLLDQDRSVLVYVRSDQLSLAIGKAGQNVRLAARLTGWKIDIKVKEDEKLPTMKDLFEDLSSVIEDQEDEG, translated from the coding sequence ATGCAGCTTGGGAAAGACATCAGGAAAGTGCTTAAGCAGATAGAGGAAGAGAAGGGGCTTTCAGAAGAGATCATTGTAGCAAGCCTTGAGGCCGCAATGGTATCTGCTTATAAGAAGTACAAGGGCGGGAATCAGACGGCGGAGGTCCACATCGACCTTGAGAGCGGCGATTTCACCCTTTATGAGGTGAGGATGGTCGTAGACGGTGAGACGTCCGATGAATCGGAGATATCCATAGCCGAGGCAAAACGGAGGGGAAACGACGACGTAGAGGTCGGCGATGTTATAAGGAAGGAAGTATTTCCGGAAGACTTTGGCCGTATCGCTGCACAGACTGCCCGGCAGGTGATCATACAAAGGTTGAAGGATGCAGAACGCCAGGTGATCTACGAGCAGTTCTCGGACAAGATCGGCAACATAATCACAGGGACGATATTCAAGGCTGAAGGTGATCAGATCCTTGTCCGTCTCAACGAGAAGACTGAAGCTATAATGCCCAAGGAAGAGCGGATTATCGGAGAGAAATGCCTTCCCGGCTCAAGGATGAAGTTCTATCTGCTTGACGTAAGACAGACCACGAGGGGCCCGCGTATAATCGTTTCGAGGACCCATCCCAAGCTCCTTCACAAGTTGCTTGAACTTGAAGTGCCGGAGATACAGGACGGCGTGGTCGAGATCCGCAACATAGTCAGGGAGGCAGGGACCCGCGCCAAAATTGCCGTGGCGAGCCTTGATGCGAACGTCGAACCGCTGGGTGCCTGCGTGGGCAAGCAAGGAGCCCGCATCAAGTCGATCAGCAACGAACTGCACGGAGAAAGGATAGACATCATCGTCTGGAGCCAGGATATCCTTACATATATCAGGAATTCCCTCTCTCCCGCGAAGGTGCTTAAGATAGAACCTCTGCTCGACCAGGACCGCTCTGTACTTGTCTATGTCCGTTCCGACCAGCTCTCTCTGGCCATAGGGAAGGCCGGACAGAACGTCAGGCTTGCGGCGCGGCTTACCGGCTGGAAGATAGACATCAAGGTCAAAGAAGATGAAAAGCTTCCGACGATGAAAGATCTTTTCGAGGATCTTAGCAGCGTCATCGAGGATCAGGAAGACGAAGGATAG
- a CDS encoding YlxR family protein, with translation MAGEERRTDKRKRPRTCVGCGEESPKRELMRIIRTPEGEVQYDSTGKANGRGAYLCRCSDCVVLAKKKKALSRALRTEVSEDVYDSLLALCAGEDGEA, from the coding sequence ATGGCGGGTGAGGAACGCAGGACTGATAAGAGAAAGCGTCCCCGCACCTGCGTAGGATGCGGCGAAGAGTCTCCCAAGCGGGAACTTATGAGGATCATAAGGACTCCAGAGGGCGAAGTTCAGTATGACTCCACGGGGAAGGCGAATGGCCGCGGAGCTTATTTGTGCAGGTGCAGCGATTGTGTGGTGCTCGCTAAGAAAAAAAAGGCCCTTTCGAGGGCCCTCAGGACAGAGGTCAGCGAAGATGTATATGACAGCCTGCTGGCGCTTTGTGCCGGGGAAGATGGGGAGGCCTGA